Part of the Legionella cardiaca genome, GAAAAATATCATGAAACAAATGACAATCAGATAGAACCTCTTCGTAACACGAAACGGGTGTTAATTACTGATGATATGGTTGATAAATTACTAGCAACAGATCTTTCTTCTTGTGATTTCCACAGCATGGTTAGTCAACCCCATCCCTTTTCAATTGGAGTGCTTTCTAATTCCCAAAGAATGCAGGCAATGCGTGAATATCGCCAAACACAACGATTATTTAGTGCAAAACCATGGTACGAGAGACTATGGGATTGGATGAAGGCCTTGTTTGAGGAGATGCCACAAGAAATAGAGCTTGAAGAAATTCATAGTGGCAGTAAAAAATATCATTTGCTCTTTAGCGAGGGAGATGTACAGGTTTTCAAAAGAGATAAGGATGGTCATATTCTGGTTATAGAGAAACGTCCAGAATTAAGTAGTAGGGTTTTTTGTGGAGGAGGCGCAAAAATTTTTGCCCATGTAGGGGCAATAAAAGCATTTGAGGAAGTTGGTATTAAACCAAGTCAGCATGCAGGTAGTTCAGCAGGAGCCATTATGGCGGTTTTATGTTATCTTGGCTATTCCTCGAACGATATTCTTACTTTTTTTCAATGGTTTAAACAAGATAATTTAATCCATTACGATATTGATAGTTCAGGCCTTTCTGATGCAAGAGCAATGAAAGCAGCTCTGGATTACATGATTACTAAAAAAGTTAATGAAATTATTAAAACCTATGAGGTAGATAAGACACCTGAAGGACGACGATTTTTAGCAGACAAAGTTTTTAAGCATGGAAAAATTACATTTGAATCATTACATTCTCTTAAGCAACGCATCCCTGAGTGTAGTTTGGGAGATAAGTTAATTGTTACAGCAACGAATGTAGAAAGAAGAAAAACAAGATATTTTTCCTATGCAACAACACCCTGGATGGAGGTTAGTGAAGCTGTAAAAACATCGGCAAGTTTTCCCCTCGTGTTTAAACCGACCATTGTTGAAGGAGCGAAACACAAGGACGGCGGCATTTTAAATAATCTTCCCACAGAGGCATTCAGAGGTGATTTGTCGACATTTCTCGAATCCGAGCATGGTAATTGTTTAAGTATGGTCGCTTTCCAATTTGATAATGGTTATGAAAGAGGTTTATTGGATAAATTTGTCGATAGAGTTTATCGAGAAAATTTTTTTTGGAATTGGATTTATGGTTTATTGACTGGTGTGAGAGATCCGGTTAGTGGTTGGGAGCGTGATCGTCTTAAACTTTTGCAGCACAGTAATCAAGTCGTGCTAATTCCTGTCGGTAATGTTTCCTCTACGCAGTTTGATTTAGATCAAGATACGCAAAATACCCTGGTGGATAATGGCTATAAAGCGGCAAAGAATTATATTAATGTGCGATATAACGTGGATGAAGGCTCGGCAAAAAATGAAGAGCATATGTATTCTACATTTGCCTCCATTGAGGAACTGTTGTGTTTTTGTTGTTATCGTGGCCACGGCACCTGGTTTGAGCGAGTAGCATTGGAAGCTAGGAAAGAAGGGGTGGAAGAGCAAAAAATTAAGCAGTTACGCAATCAGCACTTTGCAACTTGTGAGAAAGAAAAGAGCAATGAGAAAGAAAAAAAAGCTTCGGAGAATACCAGTTTTATCAAAACAGGAAGTATATTAGAGAAACAATGGGTAATTAGAAATATGCAGTTGTTTGAAGCGATTTATCCAATATTTCATAAACTATCATGTGCATTTCTGACTACACCTGGTGACATTAACTTATTTAAGCTAGCCAGACACTCTCTTAGTTTGAACCGTCCTTTAGCTGGTTTGAAGTATTTAAGGGAGATAAAGGGCGAGCAACATGTTCTTTTAGCGATGTTTATTCAAATTTTAAATACTTCCTATTTGGAGAAAATTGAAGAGGTAGTGAATAAACTGAAAGTGCTTGAAGTAGTATTGCAAAATCCTCAAAATTTTGAGGAATTAAAAAAGCCTGAATTTTATGACAAATGGCATTTATTACCCAGACAAAACAACCGTATTTTGAAATTATTAAGCACTAACAATTGGCTAAAAGCGCGAGAATTATGCATTGCATTAAAACAAGGTGAGGAGCCATTAGAAACTATAATGATAGAAAACCCGTCATTAGAAGGAACAGAAGATGGCAACGCTGATAACAGGAGCTTCGAAGGGAATAGGACATGCTTTGGCGTTTGAGTTCGCCAAACAAGGCCATGATTTAATACTCTGTGCTCGAGATGAAGAGCTGTTAAAGGAGTTATCTCTGGCTATTCGTGCCACTTGTTCTATTCATATTGATATCATCTCTATGGATTTAAGCCATAGTGATAGTGCATCGAAGTTAATTGAATCCATTAAAGACTATCAAATTGATTGCCTGGTAAACAATGCTGGCATAGGCTATTTGGGAGACTTGGTATCGATGGACTCCCTGGACTTAAACAAATTATTACAATTAAATATAGTGACGCTTACGGAATTAACTCGTTACTTTGCGAAAAAATTTGTCGAAGTAGGGAAAGGAAAGATTCTTCAAGTTGCCTCAACTGCAGCATTTCAGCCAGGCCCTTATATGGCTGCTTATTACGCATCTAAAGCCTATGTGGTTTCTTTTTCTCAAGCTTTAGCCTATGAATTAAAAGACACCGGTGTTAGGCTTTCTATCCTTTGCCCAGGACCTACACAAACGAATTTTTTTCATGCAGCGCATATGGACAATAGCTTCATTGCCAATGGCATTATAGGCGTCATGTCAGCTGAGAAGGTAGCAAAAATAGCCTATCGTGATCTTAAAAAGAATAAGTTGTTCATCATTCCAGGTGTTATTAACAAGATTTTGTCTTACGCTGTTGCAGTCTCCCCGGGACGATTAAACCAAAGAATTACCGCATTCCTTCATCGCAAAAAAATCAATAAATGATCTAATCAGAGGGTTATATATAAGATTGATTGTTAGTTGTTTTTTAGTGTCTTTATAAGTTTTTACAGAATTTTTTCCAGCTAATAAAACCTTAATCTTTTCGTACTATACTCCAATTATTGCTCACCCAAATAACTGACTGTATAAATTAAAGGCATTGCTCAGTTATATCTA contains:
- the vpdC gene encoding Dot/Icm T4SS effector VpdC, which gives rise to MPQENTFDGLLRKDIVLYPNILLLKKFLLTVHHGWFRINGLSPDEKYSLADYLLDEERLIIDFTRLSEQSRDKFLKWFLVPHGRDAHQELLSGVTTNNYRGYTAEVGLSWWGKVINLLFYRRKSYHWHLASYDSSLNHQITGLEVCQDAHGLLIGLKQFAIEDKGEKYHETNDNQIEPLRNTKRVLITDDMVDKLLATDLSSCDFHSMVSQPHPFSIGVLSNSQRMQAMREYRQTQRLFSAKPWYERLWDWMKALFEEMPQEIELEEIHSGSKKYHLLFSEGDVQVFKRDKDGHILVIEKRPELSSRVFCGGGAKIFAHVGAIKAFEEVGIKPSQHAGSSAGAIMAVLCYLGYSSNDILTFFQWFKQDNLIHYDIDSSGLSDARAMKAALDYMITKKVNEIIKTYEVDKTPEGRRFLADKVFKHGKITFESLHSLKQRIPECSLGDKLIVTATNVERRKTRYFSYATTPWMEVSEAVKTSASFPLVFKPTIVEGAKHKDGGILNNLPTEAFRGDLSTFLESEHGNCLSMVAFQFDNGYERGLLDKFVDRVYRENFFWNWIYGLLTGVRDPVSGWERDRLKLLQHSNQVVLIPVGNVSSTQFDLDQDTQNTLVDNGYKAAKNYINVRYNVDEGSAKNEEHMYSTFASIEELLCFCCYRGHGTWFERVALEARKEGVEEQKIKQLRNQHFATCEKEKSNEKEKKASENTSFIKTGSILEKQWVIRNMQLFEAIYPIFHKLSCAFLTTPGDINLFKLARHSLSLNRPLAGLKYLREIKGEQHVLLAMFIQILNTSYLEKIEEVVNKLKVLEVVLQNPQNFEELKKPEFYDKWHLLPRQNNRILKLLSTNNWLKARELCIALKQGEEPLETIMIENPSLEGTEDGNADNRSFEGNRTCFGV
- a CDS encoding SDR family NAD(P)-dependent oxidoreductase, which gives rise to MATLITGASKGIGHALAFEFAKQGHDLILCARDEELLKELSLAIRATCSIHIDIISMDLSHSDSASKLIESIKDYQIDCLVNNAGIGYLGDLVSMDSLDLNKLLQLNIVTLTELTRYFAKKFVEVGKGKILQVASTAAFQPGPYMAAYYASKAYVVSFSQALAYELKDTGVRLSILCPGPTQTNFFHAAHMDNSFIANGIIGVMSAEKVAKIAYRDLKKNKLFIIPGVINKILSYAVAVSPGRLNQRITAFLHRKKINK